ATAATATTGAAATATGTAATCACGTAATAGGCATAATTGTAATAACAttagttataacaaatcatattgaatgtATAATCACGTAATAGatttatattgaatgtgtaatcacgcaATAAGCATAATTGTAATGACATTAGTTACAACAAATCATATTGAATGCGTAATTACGTAAtgaatattcttttttttttgaacggcaaatttggatcactgacgggcCACTAGAGTATAATCGTGCCACCAGCttaaccacccgatcatatccattttcactaggcataatgcctatacaccaattcagaagaaaacccaataaatatagGAAAACCTCCTTGTTGGAATCAAAACCAGGACCTAGTGGTCCCAAAGCCTTATTCCATCCAAGACGACAGTAGGTTATAAAGCAATGGGTCATAATGGATATTCAAAATCGCATAGTCATGTGTTGGGTATTCAAAAATCACGTAATTGACTAATGACTAATTCAAATTCTTGTAAATTTTTataagaaaactatagcaataggttgctcgaattaaagagaataaaatgctcATTAATACcgtataatttataaaaaaaatatatttaataccgtttaaaaatcaagatacaaattatttaagtgaaaaatgaataaatctatactatataataaaagaaaccaatgggAGGACatatgtcattcattgaagccatctattttttatagataattaatataaattaaaagataattatacaattaaatttaatataaatttaaacaattcatgtaagagataatataatattttaaaatatttatcagattaaatgtaaatgatttatttattttattaaactaaagtaattaagggtagaacctatttcaaaaatgCTTATAAGGGGTAATCAATGTTTATtagttttatacttttattttcgtgttcaactctcaacttaaatacggtaatcactatgtttatTTGACgtttataagaaccatcaccgcaatcaccccatccatcgtatatcgagtatatcagttagttttttttaaagatataaatttttattagattcattcaacccgtgtaataaacgagattttttaaagatataacatttctattttttagtatacaaaattacatttatgcaacttgTGTAATAAAcggagtttttaaaaatataattttttattatataatatataaaattagatttattcaatccatataatacatagggtttataaagttataactttttattgtctggtatgtaaaattacatgtgctcaacccgtataacacatgagtttcttaaaaatgtaactttttttcggtatttaatatataaaattaaatttactcaacccgtacaatacacggggttcttaaaaatataactttttattatttaatatataaaattacatttattcaactcatgtaataAACACGAttcttaaatatatattgttattatttggtatataaaattacatttattcaacccgtctaataaacgagatttttaaagatatttttttattatttgtcatataaaattacatttatccaaccggtgtaatacacgggttctaACCTGGTTACTTATATTATATGACAATTACAGTTGTCCTCATcccctaagaccatgtgtagtggtaacaacttataatgcccccaccatggggcattatccgacacgtggcgtcctagtcagcaagggggcattatagcaaaagtggcgtagtggggcattatgccaataacccccaTTCTTGCAtttctcatttttttttaaacttaaatacttcattaaataaaaaaaaatacaatactagaaataaaaaaaaacatccgattaaattaaaaaaaaaacactagttttcgtcttcgctttcttcaccctcgccaacttcgtcttcctcgtcctccggttcttcctctccctcaggtggtacgtaccgaaccgaccatgcgtggtgtaccaaatcaaccattaactgggaatggtacggttcgtaacgcaactctcgcgcattattcactctttcttccattgacgCCTGTGGATGCTCCTGTTGAACGGCTTCTGGCACATAATTTTGGCATATCGCCTTTCCTCcgtcttccaaaatcatgttgtgcatgattatacaagcgtacatagcatctctcattttttgcttgctccatgcacgacaaggatttctcCATGTACCGACAAGGATTTCCATGAGTGAGATTTGAttgtgtttgtatatatatatataaggaaaaaggttaaaaaaaaataaaataaaaaatattatagcCGTTAAGGCTTTTGATTGGTTGGTCAACATCTCAACATCGTTTTAATAATCACGCCGGgacaattttttttcaaaaatcacgcccgaaaacgccccatgtaatgggggGTTTGGGCGTTTTGGAGCGTTATTttgcaatttaaaaaaaaaaacgccccagtACGGGCGGTCTAATTACGTATAATTGTAAATTTGCTCGTATGTTATCCAACCACTTATTAGTCATTAAAATTCTATTATAGTTGTTAATCTCTTTATTAGaccaaaatttatatttataacttTTAATATAAAAACATATAATGTTGGCCCTCGGCCAGCCGATTCAGACGAAGTCTAAACGACAAAGATTTAATAAAACCGATAGGATGAATTGTCGTCTGGCGACCAAACTATAGCCAAACGGCGTCGTAGTACACGTCCAACTTCAACAAAACGCTGTCGTATTGCTCGGTTTCCCTTCCCCCATCCCAAATCCGTCCTTATCAGTCCTCCAACCTGTGCTCTGCTAGCAATGCAATAATATTTATCTCCCTACAATTCCCCAACACTTACGTTTATGTGTGCATGCTGATCATACATACATACCGTTTGATAACGATTGTTGGTAACTAACTAACTGGTGATTGTAATGAGATTTTGTTTTTTGGTTTTTGAGGCCAGAAAATGAATATGGATCGGCCTATGGTGAATCCGGGAATGGAGATGCCCATCATACACGACAGTGACCAGTACGATTTTGTTCGGGATATCGGGTCGGGTAATTTCGGTGTCGCAAGGCTTATGAGAGATAAACGGACCAGAGAGCTTGTTGCAGTTAAGTATATTGAGAGAGGGGAAAAGGTCAGTTTCTTAATTCCATTTTTATTCCTGAAGCTTTTGAAGAGTCCAAGAAAATTGGATTCTTCTAACTTTAATCTTTCTTCTATTGGAAATgaaagtttgaagatttgtttttttttttttttttttttttgatctttGGTATTTATATGGAAAGTTTTAATTGGAGGGTGATCTTACCAGCATCATGATGGTTTGATAGAACACTATTAAATTGGAAATAATGAGTTAATAAATGCTGTACAACATCTTAAATCTTTGTTGTTTAATTGCAGATAGATGAAAATGTTCAAAGGGAAATCATCAATCATAGGCCTTTGAGACATCCTAATATAGTGCGGTTTAAAGAGGTTCCACATCTTCAGATTTGATTATTATCCGTTGtgttaaacacgtaaacaggGATTACAGTACTTATTATGTTTATATTTTGTTACTTAAAAGCTTATATTGACCCCGACTCATCTAGCAATTGTTATGGAATATGTCGCGGGAGGGGAGCTATTCGACAGAATTTGCAACGCAGGCCGCTTCAGTGAGGATGAGGTTCTTTTATTAAGTCTCTATCATGCTAAATAACAAGTGACTATATATAACACGTAAAGCTAATGTATTCGGCTTTGGAGACTTCCTAATTTAGTTTTTGTGCAGGCCCGGTTCTTCTTCCAACAATTGATATCTGGGGTCAGCTACTGTCATGCTATGGTATGTCTTGTATGTTGTTTGTACATCTTAACACATAATGATACAAACACATTGAACCATTTGTATTACCTCGGTTGGTGGCAGCAAGTTTGTCATCGAGACTTGAAGCTAGAAAACACATTAGTAGACGGAAGCCCTGCTCCCAGATTGAAGATATGTGATTTTGGTTACTCAAAGGTAAGCATGAATTCACTTCTCATGATCTTAACTGTGGTCTGATATGTAAATTCTCTACTGCAGTCTTCTGTCCTGCATTCACAGCCAAAATCAACAGTTGGAACACCAGCATACATTGCTCCAGAAGTGTTAGCTACTCAAGTATATGATGGCAAGGTATAAATTTTCATTATCAAATACACATTTTActcaaaacatatatatatatatctatctTATCAGGTTG
The sequence above is drawn from the Helianthus annuus cultivar XRQ/B chromosome 12, HanXRQr2.0-SUNRISE, whole genome shotgun sequence genome and encodes:
- the LOC110895591 gene encoding serine/threonine-protein kinase SRK2I yields the protein MNMDRPMVNPGMEMPIIHDSDQYDFVRDIGSGNFGVARLMRDKRTRELVAVKYIERGEKIDENVQREIINHRPLRHPNIVRFKELILTPTHLAIVMEYVAGGELFDRICNAGRFSEDEARFFFQQLISGVSYCHAMQVCHRDLKLENTLVDGSPAPRLKICDFGYSKSSVLHSQPKSTVGTPAYIAPEVLATQVYDGKIADVWSCGVTLYVMLVGGYPFEDPNEPRDFRKTIHRILHVQYSIPENIEISPECRHLLSRIFVGDPAQRITMAEIKTHEWFLKNMPAGLMDETNQFEEPDEPMQSVDSIMKIISEATIPSVGLYNDLDMMDDDLDMDLDLHDFDSDREDLYIDSSGEIVYAM